In Chromatiales bacterium 21-64-14, the DNA window CGTTGGGCTTTAAATGTCCGGCCGAGTTGTTCACTCCGGATGATTTCGACTTCAGGCAGCATCATGCCGCACTTTTTGCACTTGGTCATTGAAACCGCCCACCATAACCTTCACCGCCTCGGGCGCGAATTGGGTTCTGTCAAACCAAGCCCATCAGACGTTCACCCTGTATGGTTCCAACCAGTTCCTGCTGGGTGCCCAGGACTCCCTGGGCTGGCACCCGGACATCGGGTACGCAGCCACCGCGCCCAACCACCAGTACCGGGTCTATTTCAACGCCGGGGTGACCCAGCCCACGGATCTGCTGACCACGGATGTGGCGCCGGTGCCGGTTCCGGCGGCGGCCTGGTTGTTCGCGTCCGGCCTGCTGGGTATGGTTGCCGTCGCGCGCGGGCGTACGCGGCGCGCGTAACGTTCGTTCACGCCGGCGTCCGGGTGCGTAAGCACTCCGCTACTGCGGCGGAAGGGTAGCCGGAGGATCCGGCGCGGACTCGATCGCCTGCACCCGCAGCCGCGCCAGTTCACGTGCAATGGCCGCGCCCGCCAAGCCGCGCTGCACCAGCGCCGCGGTCTCGACCGCGGCGGCGGCGCGCCGGAACGCGCGGAACTGCCCGGCCTGGGGATAGGGCTGATCTTCCAGACCGGTACGGCCGCGGGCATCCGCCTCACACGCCAGCAGGAACCCCTCGAAACGTTCTGGACGCCGGAACGCATCCAGCGCCTCCAGCGTGTCCAGCACGGTGGCAGGCCGCAATTCCCCGACCCGGTGGCAACGCCCGTGATAACGCGCCACCAGCACCGCCAGCTCGCGGTACTCATTGGGGACGCGGTAGCGCCGGCACAGATCCTCCACCAGCGCGACGCTGCGCTCTTCGTGGCCACGATGGCTCGGCCATTGTTCCGGCGGGGTGGTGCCCTTGCCGAGGTCATGGGTCAAGGCCGCGAAGCGCACCCGTAAGTCCGGACTCAGGCGCGCCGCCATGTCCACCACCAGCCACACGTGCACCCCGGTGTCCACCTCCGGGTGGTAGCGCGCCGGTTGGGGCACACCAAACAGCCGCTCAAGCTCGGGAAATAACCGTTCCAGGGCGCCGCAACTGCGCAGGACCTCAAAGAACCGGGATGGCCGTGCCGCCCCCAGGGCGCGCTCCAGTTCCGACCACACCCGTTCCGGAACCAGGGCATCCACCTCGCCGCTGCGCACCATCGCGGACATCAGTTCTTGCGTCTCCGGCGCCACCTGGAAGCCGAGATCCGCGAAACGCGCCGCGAAGCGCGCCACTCGCAGGATCCGCACCGGGTCTTCCACGAACGCCGGGGACACATGCCGCAGGCACCGCTGCTCCAGGTCCGTGCGCCCGCCCCAGGGGTCGATGAGGACACCGTCGGGGGTCTGCGCGATGGCGTTGATGGTGAGATCCCGGCGCTGCAGGTCCTGCTCCAGGGTCACGTCGGGTTCCGCGTGCATCGCAAAACCGTGGTAGCCGGGCGCGGTCTTGCGCTCGGTACGCGCCAGGGCGTATTCCTCGCCGGTCTGCGGGTGCAGGAACACCGGGAAGTCCCGGCCCACCTGACGGAAACCCTGGGTGCGCAGCTCCTGGGGCGTAGCGCCCACCACCACCCAATCGCGTTCCGCCACCGGGAGCCCCAAGAGCCGGTCGCGTACCGCACCACCTACCAGATAGATCTCCATGGGCCAATGGTAGCGGTACGTGGTAAGGTTCACCAACCATGATGCACCGTCGGCTGCGCCTGCTTGCCGCCGTCCTGCTGGGCGCGGCGTCCTCCGGATGCGCTACCCTGTCCTACTACACCCAAGCCGTGCACGGACAGATCCGGCTGATGGCGCAGCGCGAGTCCATCGAGCGCCTGTTGCACGCACCGGATACCCCGGCGGCGCTCAAGACCCGGCTGGCACTGGTGCTATCGATCCGGAATTTCGCGAGCCGCGCGCTGAAGCTGCCGGACAATGGCAGTTACCGCAGCTACGTGGCCTTGCACCGACCCTATGTGAGCTGGGTGGTATTCGCCGCGCCGGCCTTCTCCCTGCAACCCATCCAATGGTGCTATCCGGTCATCGGCTGCGCGGTGTACCGGGGTTACTTCCAGCACGCGGGCGCCACGACACTGGCCGGGCACTTGCGGCGCGTGGGCTACGACGTCTACGTGGGCGGGGTGCCGGCCTATTCCACCCTGGGCTGGTTCTCCGACCCGGTGCTCAGCACCGTGATCGACTGGCCCGCGGACCAACTGGCCGGACTGATCTTCCACGAGCTCGCGCACCAGGAACTATTCATCGCCGGCGACAGCCGTTTCGACGAATCCTTCGCGGTGGCGGTTCAAGAGGCGGGGGTCGACCGCTGGCTGGAACACCATGGGACCCCCGCGGAACGCGCTGCGTACCGAATCCGGCGCCAGCGTCAGGCCACCTTGTTCAGGCTGATCCGCGCAACCCGCCAGCGCCTGGTCCGTCTCTACGCCAGCGCGCAACCGGCGGCAGCCAAAGGGGTGGCCAAGGCGCGCCTGTTCGACGCGCTGGTGAGCGAGTACCGCGCCTTGGAAACGTCTTGGGGGGGAACCCCGGCCGACGCCGCCGGGTTCGCCCACGACCTCAACAACGCCAAGCTCGCCGCCTTGGAGACCTACCAGGAATACGTCCCTGCCTTCCACATCCTGTTGGCGCGGGAGCACGGCGATTTCGCGGCCTTCTACCGTACCGCCCGGGCCCTGGGACGACTGCCCAAGCGTGAACGGCACCAAGTGCTGGCGGCGATCGCCAGCGGCGAACCGTCGCAACGCCGCGGCGCCCGGGACGGCGCGCATGCCCCGGAGGCCCACGGAACGCCCGGTGCGCTGGCCACCACTGAGCCGACGAATCCGGGGCAGGCGCCCGGGCCGGTACCGGTCAGCGTGCCGCGACGTGCCGGCGCAGGTATGCCGGCGCCACGGCCTCCAGGGGTGTAGGCTCAATCCCCAGGCTCGCCAAGCCATCCTCGCGGCAGACGCTGTCCGCCTGCAGAGACAGGTAATTATCATAAGAGAAAGGTTTGCCGGGCATCCGTTCCAATACCCGGGCCTGGAGCCGGGAGGGCCAATCGCCCAGGTCCACCACCCGGCGGCGCAGTCCGCGCAGCCGCGCCACATACGCCACCAGTTGGTGCAGGGTGTACCCATGGGGACCGCAGAGCTCGTAGCGCCGGCCCACGCTGGCGCGGTCCTCCAACGCGATCGTCATGGCGTCCACCACATCGCCGATGTACACCGGCGCGAAGCGCGCGTTGGGACAGGCCAGCGGAAACACCCCGGGCGCCCACTCCAAAAGCGCCGCGAAGCGATTCAAAAAACCGTCGTCGGGCCCAAAGATCACCGACGGGCGGAAACTGGTGACCTGCAGACCTTGTCCGGCCGCCAGGTGGGTAAGGTCCTCTCCCTCCCCCTTACTGCGCAGGTAATGGCTGGGCCCACGACTCGGATCAGCATTGAGGGCACTCATATGCAGCAGCCGCCGGACGCCGGCCGCGCCGCAGGCGTCCAGCACCTTGCGGGGCAAGTCCACATGCACGGCCTGGAAGCCCCGCCCGCGGCGCCCTTCGTTGAGAATTCCGACCAGGTTGATCGCCGCGTCACAACCTACGAACCCGCGGCACAACGCAGTGGGATCACGCACGTCGGCCGCCATCAGTTCCAGAGTCGGCAACACCTTGAGGCCGCGGTGACGCTCCGGGTCGCGACTGAGCACGCGCACGTGGTACCCCTTTTCCACCAGCCGCGCGGCCAAGTGCCGGCCCACGAAGCCGGTGCCCCCCAGCAAGCCGATCCGTTTGAATTTCATCCCTATCGTCCACCGTCGGCGTGCCGCGCCGCTTGGAACCGCATAGTGGCGGGGTCACTAACCCCGGTCAAGCGCGCGGGCAGTACCCCTCAACAGGGCCCCCGGTATCCCGGCACGGGCGCGGCACAAGGAGCCGTAACCGTTATACTCCATAGGCAACCGGCCGTGAGGTAAATGCAACATGGCAGCGATGAAATCGATCAACCCGCTGGATGGGAGCACCCTGAAGACGTTCGACCTCTGGGACGAGGGGCGCGTGGAACGCGCGCTGTCCGAGGCAGCGGAAGCGGCGCCGCGCTGGGCTGCCACGCCGCTGAACGAGCGCTGTGACACGCTGCGCCGCGCCGCCGCGATCCTCACCGAGCGGCGCGAGACGCTGGCCCGCACCATGACCCTGGAGATGGGCAAACTCATCGGGGAGGCGCGGGCCGAAGTGGAGAAATGCGCCTGGGTCTGCGACTACTACGCGGATGCGGCCGCCGGCTTCGTGGCGGACGAACCAGTGGAGACCGACGCCGGAAAAAGTTACGTGGCCTACCAGCCCCTGGGGACAGTGCTCGCCATCATGCCGTGGAATTTTCCGTTCTGGCAGGTGTTCCGGTTCGCGGCCCCCGCGCTGGCCGCCGGCAACACCGGGCTGCTCAAACACGCCTCCAACGTTCCCCAATGCGCGCTGGCCATCGAGGCGGTGTTCCGGGACGCCGGCGTACCGGCGGGTGTGTTCCGCACCCTGTTGGTCCCCGCCGCCACCGTGAGCCGGCTCATCGGCGATCCCCGGGTACGGGCGGTGACCCTCACCGGCAGCGAGCCTGCGGGCCGTCAGGTGGCCCAGGAGGCGGGCCGCCACCTCAAGAAGAGCGTCCTCGAACTGGGTGGCTCAGACGCCTTCGTGGTTCTGGAGGACGCGGACCTGGAGACGACCGTCCGCAGTGCGGTGATCTCCCGGTTTCTCAACTGCGGGCAGAGCTGCATCGCCGCCAAACGGTTCATCGTGGTAGAGACGATCGCCGATGAGTTCGTACGCTGCTTCAAGGCCCAGGTGGAGGCCCTGAATCCGGGCGATCCCCTGGACGAGAAGACCACCCTGGCCCCCATGGCACGCCACGACCTCCGGGATGAACTCCACCACCAAGTGTTGGACAGCCTGCAACAGGGGGCCACGGGCATCACCGGGTGCATGCCCGGCCCGGGCCCCGGCGCCTTCTACCAGCCCTCGATCCTGGACCGGGTGGGCCCCGGGATCCGGGCCTACCGGGAGGAGCTGTTCGGGCCCGTGGCCATCGTGATCCGGGCCCGGGACGCGACCCAGGCGCTGGCGATCGCCAACGATTCCCCGTTTGGTCTGGGGGGCAGTGTCTGGACCCGGGATGCCGCCCGTGGCGAGCGGCTGGCACGGCAGTTGGAATCCGGGGCGGCGTTCGTCAATGGGATCGTCAAGAGCGACCCGCGCCTGCCCTTCGGGGGCGTCAAAAACTCCGGTTATGGGCGCGAGCTGTCCCACCACGGGCTGCGGGAATTCGTGAACGTAAAGACCGTCTGGATCCGCTAAGACCCTGTCCCAACAATCCGCATGTAGCACCACAGTTGCGCGGGTGATCGGCGGCCGTCTTGCGATCACTTGGGACGATTAGAGTCCGATTCCGCGCGTGGGTCACCGGGAATGGGCCGCGCGGACATCGCCGCGGTACTGCACGGGGGCTCAGGAAGTCCCCCCGGTCCCCGCGGGTGTTGCGCGCGCCGGCCGCGGCGGGCGGGGAGGGTTGGCGCCGGGCCCAATCCAACCTTATAGTGAATAGTGTAGCGTTATGGGACCGCGGTTCCCCGCCCTCCAGAGGGGCGGACAGGGAACCGCCCAGGGGGGCGTTTATGGCGCGCGAGGTACGTTTTGATGTGCGGTTGCGGGTCCCCGGGACAGCGCCCGGATCCCTGCGGGCGGGGTTGGCCCGCGGCGCGGGTCCCGAGGTGATACGCCTGGCGGTAGAGCGGCGCGGGGCCGGCGAACGCCGGCTTCTAGAGCGCCGTGAAGACCATACCCGTTGCCTGAGTTGCCGGCGCAAGGTGACCCGTCGCGGGAACGAACGGCGCCGCTGACCCACGCCCGGTCCGCCCACAGAGATACCGGAGCGCGAATAACAGGCCTGCCTCCACCCGGACCCGGGCCGAAAAACCGTACTAGGCGTCGGTCGGACTTAGGCGATCGTAGCGAGCAAGGTGGGAAAGTGAGGACAGTTTTTCGATCGTTTGAGGAGAATAGCCGTAGCTATTTAACGAAAAGGATCGGAAAAATGGACCGCTCTCCCACCAGCGCAGTAGATCAGTCCTAAGTCCGACCGACGCCTAGGCGCCCGGAAGGACCGAATAAAGCGTCCTTATGGCCCTGAAAAAGAACTTTGGTTGGCTTTTCAGGCGCGAGTTCATTACCTTATACGGCTCTCCCAAAAGCGTGTCCGGCCATGTCCCGGGGCGCGCGCGAGATTCGGTGCAACCTCTTAATTTCAAGGTGAAGGAGCGTCATGTCGAGGCTAGTCAAACCGCACGGCGGAAGTAACCTGAAACCCCTGCTGCTCACCGGTGGCGCCCTTCAGGAGGAACGGAAGCGCGCGGCCAGTCTCCCAAAGATCCCCATCACCTCGCGTGAGGCGGGCGATCTGATCATGCTGGGGATCGGCGGCTTCACACCGCTGGACGGCTTCATGGGCCGTGCCGATTGGGCCGGTGTCTGCGATGAAATGCGACTGACCACCGGGGTCTTCTGGCCAATCCCGATTACGCTGTCCGCTGACAAGGCGACCGCGGACGGCGTTAAGGCCGGTGCCGAAGTAGCGCTGTTCGACGCCGAGCGCGATGAGATCCTGGCCACCATGAAGGTGACCGAGAAGTACACCATCGACAAGGCCCACGAGTGCAAGACGATATTCAAGACTACTGACCAGGAGCACC includes these proteins:
- a CDS encoding multifunctional CCA tRNA nucleotidyl transferase/2'3'-cyclic phosphodiesterase/2'nucleotidase/phosphatase, which codes for MEIYLVGGAVRDRLLGLPVAERDWVVVGATPQELRTQGFRQVGRDFPVFLHPQTGEEYALARTERKTAPGYHGFAMHAEPDVTLEQDLQRRDLTINAIAQTPDGVLIDPWGGRTDLEQRCLRHVSPAFVEDPVRILRVARFAARFADLGFQVAPETQELMSAMVRSGEVDALVPERVWSELERALGAARPSRFFEVLRSCGALERLFPELERLFGVPQPARYHPEVDTGVHVWLVVDMAARLSPDLRVRFAALTHDLGKGTTPPEQWPSHRGHEERSVALVEDLCRRYRVPNEYRELAVLVARYHGRCHRVGELRPATVLDTLEALDAFRRPERFEGFLLACEADARGRTGLEDQPYPQAGQFRAFRRAAAAVETAALVQRGLAGAAIARELARLRVQAIESAPDPPATLPPQ
- a CDS encoding epimerase, whose protein sequence is MKFKRIGLLGGTGFVGRHLAARLVEKGYHVRVLSRDPERHRGLKVLPTLELMAADVRDPTALCRGFVGCDAAINLVGILNEGRRGRGFQAVHVDLPRKVLDACGAAGVRRLLHMSALNADPSRGPSHYLRSKGEGEDLTHLAAGQGLQVTSFRPSVIFGPDDGFLNRFAALLEWAPGVFPLACPNARFAPVYIGDVVDAMTIALEDRASVGRRYELCGPHGYTLHQLVAYVARLRGLRRRVVDLGDWPSRLQARVLERMPGKPFSYDNYLSLQADSVCREDGLASLGIEPTPLEAVAPAYLRRHVAAR
- a CDS encoding succinate-semialdehyde dehydrogenase (in Escherichia coli this enzyme appears to be an NAD+/NADP+-dependent succinate semialdehyde dehydrogenase), with protein sequence MKSINPLDGSTLKTFDLWDEGRVERALSEAAEAAPRWAATPLNERCDTLRRAAAILTERRETLARTMTLEMGKLIGEARAEVEKCAWVCDYYADAAAGFVADEPVETDAGKSYVAYQPLGTVLAIMPWNFPFWQVFRFAAPALAAGNTGLLKHASNVPQCALAIEAVFRDAGVPAGVFRTLLVPAATVSRLIGDPRVRAVTLTGSEPAGRQVAQEAGRHLKKSVLELGGSDAFVVLEDADLETTVRSAVISRFLNCGQSCIAAKRFIVVETIADEFVRCFKAQVEALNPGDPLDEKTTLAPMARHDLRDELHHQVLDSLQQGATGITGCMPGPGPGAFYQPSILDRVGPGIRAYREELFGPVAIVIRARDATQALAIANDSPFGLGGSVWTRDAARGERLARQLESGAAFVNGIVKSDPRLPFGGVKNSGYGRELSHHGLREFVNVKTVWIR